One Spinacia oleracea cultivar Varoflay chromosome 4, BTI_SOV_V1, whole genome shotgun sequence DNA segment encodes these proteins:
- the LOC130471372 gene encoding protein FAR1-RELATED SEQUENCE 6-like, whose protein sequence is MRQKREAKNRAKNMQLGGTLVPEPPRVMNRKSKKCECLAMLRASINGVGEWVVKTVVLEHVNHQPTPSKWRGVKEYRMAHVTKHFKHSIITSYDSGAPMSQVRANLAERLGGIENVVLSEKDMNHIVQSERKLKMEGGDANAMMTYFEGLQKDNDKFYHAHRLDEEGHLTDIMWVDARSRVAFSDFGEVVCFDATYLTNSYELPFANFVGVNHHGHSLLLGCALMSHEDCDSFSWLFKQWRLCMGGRCPAAILTDQAPAMRRPLEEVMPEARHRWCLWHIMNKIPSKLGTHSRYAELKDAVKGVVYESLCVEEFESRWASMLVEYKVIDHLKSNVWLGDMYNERNMWVPAYMNNYFWAGMKTTQRVESINSFFDGFLERSTKLFEFPKKYCAAMNKRCSDEKDADANGLKYIRKLVTGFPIEKFFQKLYTDNKFRDVQRECERLLYCVVADKNISESGIEYNLEDRVWIIVKGKSEEILTQYKKFYAVKFCKDPIEVSCVCNMFETKGILCRHCIRVLDTNRVVDVPERYILRRWRKDVYRKHMHVTVASYDPTKTEVVKRFDKMMLKCEPICEEATINEQTMEYVMNELQTLQIAVTDRVNVVKQNQHFLPLESLPYQDQVDNTEGNIKNPIGRSKKKRGRPAILRHKALGENNCWKTKKKGTNKVHDDPKGTIVEGQPEGVLTRDGTLPVISKVNQTENEDPENAEDIGCISAVPDDDILLSRNSIVWCDDVERLKFVLGKENMILNEDCVIERNGS, encoded by the exons ATGCGACAGAAGAGGGAGGCGAAGAATAGAGCTAAGAATATGCAGTTGGGTGGCACCTTAGTACCAGAGCCACCACGTGTAATGAACCGGAAGTCAAAGAAGTGTGAGTGTCTTGCAATGTTGCGAGCTAGTATTAATGGGGTGGGTGAGTGGGTAGTAAAGACAGTTGTACTGGAACATGTGAATCACCAGCCAACTCCCAGCAAGTGGAGGGGAGTGAAGGAGTATAGGATGGCTCATGTTACAAAGCATTTCAAGCATAGTATAATAACGAGTTATGATTCGGGTGCTCCAATGTCACAAGTTAGGGCTAATCTTGCTGAACGTTTGGGGGGCATTGAGAATGTTGTGTTATCTGAAAAAGACATGAATCACATAGTTCAAAGTGAACGGAAGTTGAAAATGGAAGGCGGGGATGCGAATGCAATGATGACTTATTTTGAGGGGTTACAAAAGGACAATGACAAATTCTACCATGCTCATAGGCTTGACGAGGAAGGTCATCTAACGGACATTATGTGGGTTGATGCAAGGAGCCGTGTTGCGTTTAGTGACTTTGGGGAGGTCGTATGCTTCGATGCCACGTACCTAACAAACTCTTATGAGCTCCCTTTTGCAAATTTCGTAGGGGTGAATCATCATGGTCATTCACTGTTGCTCGGGTGTGCATTGATGTCCCATGAAGATTGCGATAGTTTTAGTTGGTTGTTTAAGCAGTGGCGTCTGTGCATGGGTGGTAGATGTCCTGCCGCTATTTTAACTGACCAGGCCCCGGCAATGAGACGTCCTCTTGAAGAAGTGATGCCTGAGGCCCGTCATCGGTGGTGTTTATGGCACATAATGAACAAAATACCTTCGAAGCTTGGGACTCATAGCCG GTATGCAGAGTTGAAAGATGCGGTGAAAGGGGTTGTGTATGAGAGTTTATGTGTGGAGGAGTTTGAGAGTCGGTGGGCTAGTATGTTAGTTGAATATAAGGTTATAGATCATCTCAAGAGTAATGTTTGGCTCGGGGATATGTATAACGAAAGAAATATGTGGGTCCCCGCTTATATGAACAATTATTTTTGGGCCGGCATGAAGACCACGCAGCGCGTAGAGTCTATAAACTCATTTTTTGATGGTTTTTTGGAGAGGAGTACAAAGTTGTTTGAGTTCCCTAAAAAGTATTGTGCGGCTATGAATAAAAGGTGTAGTGATGAAAAAGACGCGGATGCAAATGGATTGAAATATATCCGTAAATTGGTCACCGGTTTTCCCATTGAGAAATTTTTCCAAAAGCTATACACGGACAACAAGTTCAGAGATGTCCAAAGAGAATGCGAGAGGCTTTTGTATTGTGTTGTCGCGGACAAAAATATTTCGGAGTCAGGGATTGAATATAATTTGGAGGACAGGGTGTGGATAATTGTTAAAGGTAAAAGTGAAGAGATTTTGACGCAGTATAAGAAATTCTACGCAGTTAAGTTTTGTAAGGATCCAATCGAAGTATCTTGTGTGTGTAATATGTTTGAGACCAAGGGTATTCTATGTAGGCATTGTATTCGTGTGTTAGATACAAACAGAGTTGTTGATGTTCCTGAAAGATACATCCTTAGGCGGTGGCGGAAGGACGTATACCGGAAGCACATGCATGTTACGGTTGCTTCCTATGATCCCACAAAGACTGAGGTAGTTAAAAGGTTTGACAAAATGATGCTAAAGTGTGAGCCAATATGCGAGGAAGCAACAATCAATGAGCAAACAATGGAGTATGTAATGAATGAATTGCAAACCCTCCAGATAGCTGTTACAGATAGGGTAAATGTTGTGAAACAGAATCAACATTTCTTGCCGCTAGAGTCACTACCATATCAGGACCAAGTGGACAACACAGAAGGGAATATTAAGAACCCTATCGGTAGAAGTAAGAAGAAACGTGGGAGGCCTGCAATATTAAGACACAAGGCATTGGGTGAGAATAATTGTTGGAAGACCAAAAAAAAGGGTACGAATAAG GTGCATGATGATCCGAAAGGAACGATTGTAGAAGGACAGCCAGAGGGCGTGTTGACTAGGGATGGAACGTTGCCG GTCATTAGCAAGGTGAATCAGACAGAGAATGAGGATCCTGAAAACGCGGAGGACATTGGATGTATTTCCGCCGTTCCCgatgatgatatattattaagCCGCAATAGCATTGTGTGGTGCGACGATGTTGAACGT CTTAAATTCGTATTGGGTAAAGAAAATATGATCCTCAATGAAGATTGTGTAATTGAGAGGAATGGTAGTTAA